One window of Cydia pomonella isolate Wapato2018A chromosome 5, ilCydPomo1, whole genome shotgun sequence genomic DNA carries:
- the LOC133518048 gene encoding aspartate aminotransferase, mitochondrial, with amino-acid sequence MAQALKNLSVQVLKNSNVEAIGAAAARASHWWSQVQMGPPDVILGITEAYKRDTDSRKVNLGVGAYRDDNGQPFVLPSVKKAEEVLYGKGLNHEYAPIGGEASYTDAVAKLAFGDNSPVLADKSNATVQTLSGTGALRLGFEFLVKHYGDKEVWMPNPTWGNHPQICNTLKINHKKYRYYDPKTCGLDFQGALEDINKIPDGSVILLHACAHNPTGVDPNKEQWKELSQLIKKKHLFPFFDMAYQGFATGDVNNDAFAVRQFVQDGHQVMLAQSFAKNMGLYGERAGALTICCGDENTAKIIMSQLKIMIRVMYSNPPLYGARIVQTILNDQKLKDLWLKDVKLMADRIITMRKELRAGVEGAGSKLPWQHITDQIGMFCFTGLKPEQVEKLTKDHHIYLTKDGRISVAGLSNKNVHYVAEAIHKVTA; translated from the exons ATGGCTCAAGCGCTGAAGAATTTATCGGTTCAAGTGCTTAAAAACAGCAATGTTGAAGCCATCGGCGCGGCTGCGGCGAGAGCCAG CCACTGGTGGAGCCAAGTACAGATGGGCCCTCCGGACGTGATCCTGGGCATCACGGAGGCCTACAAGCGAGACACTGACAGTCGTAAGGTGAACCTCGGCGTCGGAGCCTACCGCGACGACAACGGACAGCCCTTTGTTCTGCCTTCCGTTAAGAAA GCCGAGGAAGTACTCTACGGCAAAGGCCTGAACCACGAATACGCACCAATCGGTGGCGAGGCGAGCTACACTGACGCTGTGGCCAAGTTGGCCTTCGGTGACAACAGTCCCGTCTTGGCGGATAAATCCAACGCCACTGTACAG ACCCTATCCGGAACCGGCGCCCTGCGGCTTGGCTTCGAGTTTCTCGTCAAGCACTACGGCGACAAGGAAGTGTGGATGCCCAACCCCACTTGGGGCAACCACCCTCAGATCTGCAACACCCTCAAGATCAACCACAAGAAGTACCGCTACTACGACCCGAAGACCTGCGGACTGGACTTCCAGGGTGCCCTTGAAGATATCAAC AAAATCCCCGATGGCTCGGTCATCCTGCTACACGCGTGTGCCCACAATCCCACCGGTGTCGACCCCAACAAAGAGCAATGGAAGGAGCTTTCTCAG CTAATCAAGAAGAAGCACCTGTTCCCGTTCTTCGACATGGCGTACCAGGGTTTCGCTACTGGCGACGTAAACAACGACGCCTTCGCAGTCCGCCAGTTCGTACAAGACGGACATCAGGTCATGCTGGCACAGAGCTTCGCCAAGAACATGG GTCTGTACGGCGAGCGTGCCGGCGCCCTGACCATTTGTTGTGGTGACGAGAACACCGCCAAGATCATCATGTCCCAGCTCAAGATCATGATCCGCGTCATGTACTCCAACCCTCCCCTGTATGGCGCCCGCATCGTGCAGACCATCCTTAACGACCAGAAACTCAAGGATTTGTG GTTGAAGGACGTAAAGCTGATGGCCGACCGCATCATCACGATGCGCAAGGAGCTCCGCGCCGGCGTGGAAGGCGCCGGCTCCAAGCTGCCCTGGCAGCACATCACCGACCAGATCGGCATGTTCTGCTTCACCGGCCTCAAGCCCGAACAG GTGGAGAAGCTGACCAAGGACCACCACATCTACCTCACCAAGGACGGCCGCATCTCCGTCGCCGGCCTGTCCAACAAGAACGTGCACTACGTGGCCGAGGCCATCCACAAAGTTACCGCCTAA
- the LOC133518045 gene encoding BRCA2-interacting transcriptional repressor EMSY, with amino-acid sequence MWPMLLNMTHDECRRTLRRLELEAYSNMISVFRAQGALEDNRKKLLEELRAVLHISSDRHSAEARRVSNDELLATIAHQLTGPYTGLGWISEGRRRVPLMPRGIPQTAYTEIADKAAEAIKEENKEILKKLEAEKLVAPKSSEEELPDPEGETAEGALQTNDMMDEMLYPPIAMEDQTSKLWETELVNRKRKIPESGSIPDDATIPVKNMRNIPANTNQKHLNLSQIYSKYSQPATSKSSGQSKHSYNQVSKVSTSKSSHPHQPRAHKHRSHKQKAPGQRQPKKAQEIPSSPSKRYPPDYAGPPGTFQATYAQSVLGGKTKPDYMESKVLSSPGMLTDSPTMALLTQPATVPHELGVSDSPDPASLQAQTPVSRHGAPKPHQLLLKGRRPEPPPDNKPPEMKILQKPEGLKVLSNRQVVVAPSSTQKAINPAGKIVTTKLIGPVTKQATPAPMSDKMIIVSKPPDHKNLNSKIIITSSAMRTPSKDSAPVAPRTETFTPKGIPATDLKVSAKTFVLNQKPGQKMVVLPAKSRTKTGSEVQLPLLHFKGIPTGMKLVPVSSQSLTQATKSPAVTVVSKPASAVTTPAPVTKVVGAETIKTANLADIVPVKGLTPVSTTKISNPIVRPASAKGSVIVVQKGATIGKALSFTKNGNDMSKIIMGKNVNQLLQASKPEQTEASKCPGNVIVLELNNDQSGRTTTMSEILDSRSGAARLSDENKKSQAITQDTPVLFDSQMSEETCNASIDSASESIGDIGPMEESALSIIKDEDAKNFNKDSEGVKDSSSVTDWEMELDTVSRKGKDEEDKLNSLHLDLGMSSDSDSEYMVDNRKAKAKHSQETIQRATPSGERSEMYSSSAMSKATRTLLSQLQDEGSSSNDSSFALKSKSAVKNPAEADALTVAKEKLSEKVAEARSRHKRIDVFSTAISTNDMSLDEFSYLEESIMADDDPSPPDNKQ; translated from the exons ATGTGGCCAATGCTTCTAAATATGACGCACGACGAATGTCGTCGAACGCTTCGCAGACttg AATTGGAAGCCTACTCGAATATGATCAGTGTGTTTAGAGCACAAGGGGCTTTGGAAGACAACAGAAAAAAGTTGCTTGAGGAACTGCGCGCCGTTTTGCATATTAGCAGCGATCGTCACAGCGCGGAGGCGCGACGCGTCTCTAATGACGAACTGTTGGCTACTATTGCACATCA gttaacaGGTCCATACACAGGATTAGGATGGATAAGCGAAGGCAGAAGAAGAGTGCCTCTGATGCCTCGCGGCATTCCACAGACAGCATACACAGAGATTGCGGATAAAGCAGCAGAAGCCATCAAGGAGGAAAACAAAGAAATCTTGAAGAAATTAGAAGCTGAGAAGCTGGTGGCTCCTAAATCTAGTGAAGAGGAGCTGCCGGATCCAGAGGGAGAAACGGCAGAGGGTGCTCTGCAGACAAATGACATGATGGACGAGATGCTGTACCCTCCTATTGCTATGGAAGATCAAACTTCTAAA CTTTGGGAGACTGAGCTTGTCAACCGAAAAAGAAAAATACCCGAAAGTGGATCAATACCCGATGATGCCACGATACCAGTGAAAAATATGAGGAATATCCCAGCTAATACGAATCAGAAGCATCTTAATCTGTCACAGATTTATTCGAAATATTCACAGCCTGCTACAA GTAAATCATCAGGGCAATCAAAACACTCCTACAACCAAGTGAGCAAAGTATCCACAAGCAAATCAAGTCACCCGCACCAACCACGGGCCCACAAGCACCGCTCGCACAAGCAGAAGGCTCCGGGCCAGCGTCAGCCCAAGAAGGCACAAGAGATCCCCAGCTCCCCCAGCAAGCGATACCCGCCCGACTATGCCGGACCACCGGGCACTTTCCAGGCTACTTATGCTCAGTCAGTACTCGGTGGCAAAACCAAGCCCGACTACATGGAAAGCAAAGTGCTCTCCTCACCTGGCATGCTCACAGACTCCCCGACTATGGCGCTACTGACGCAGCCGGCTACAGTCCCGCACGAGCTGGGCGTGTCCGACAGCCCCGACCCCGCCTCCCTGCAGGCCCAAACCCCGGTCTCCAGGCACGGCGCGCCCAAGCCTCACCAGCTCCTCCTGAAGGGCCGCCGGCCCGAACCGCCCCCCGATAACAAACCACCAGAAATGAAAATCCTACAGAAACCAGAGGGACTCAAAGTCCTTTCAAACCGTCAGGTGGTCGTCGCGCCGAGCTCTACTCAAAAGGCGATTAATCCGGCTGGAAAAATCGTCACTACCAAGCTGATAGGGCCCGTCACCAAACAGGCGACCCCGGCACCCATGTCTGACAAGATGATCATAGTATCGAAACCTCCAGACCATAAGAATTTGAACTCTAAGATAATCATAACGTCGTCCGCTATGCGCACGCCTAGTAAGGATTCGGCACCGGTTGCGCCGCGCACGGAAACGTTTACGCCTAAAGGCATCCCCGCCACCGACTTAAAAGTCTCCGCCAAAACCTTTGTCCTCAACCAAAAACCCGGTCAAAAGATGGTAGTGTTACCCGCCAAGTCGCGGACGAAAACGGGGTCGGAGGTCCAGCTGCCGCTCTTGCATTTCAAAGGGATTCCGACTGGTATGAAATTGGTCCCGGTCAGTTCCCAATCGCTCACTCAAGCCACTAAATCGCCTGCCGTCACTGTCGTGTCGAAACCAGCCAGTGCGGTCACTACTCCAGCACCAGTCACAAAGGTAGTAGGTGCGGAGACCATCAAAACCGCCAATTTGGCCGACATTGTCCCAGTGAAAGGACTCACTCCTGTGTCTACCACCAAAATATCTAACCCTATCGTAAGACCCGCGAGCGCAAAAGGCAGCGTCATCGTCGTGCAAAAAGGCGCGACGATAGGTAAAGCATTATCGTTTACCAAAAACGGtaacgacatgtcaaaaataatcaTGGGTAAAAACGTGAACCAGCTGTTACAAGCCTCCAAGCCAGAGCAGACGGAAGCGAGCAAGTGTCCGGGAAACGTGATCGTTCTCGAGCTAAACAATGATCAGTCAGGGCGGACGACAACCATGTCGGAAATCTTGGACAGTCGAAGCGGCGCGGCTCGCCTTTCCGACGAAAACAAAAAGTCCCAGGCGATAACACAGGACACACCAGTTTTGTTCGATTCCCAAATGTCAGAGGAGACGTGCAACGCGAGCATAGACTCCGCATCAGAGAGTATAGGTGATATCGGACCTATGGAAGAGTCTGCTTTAAGTATTATAAAAGATGAAGACGCAAAAAACTTCAACAAAGACTCTGAGGGCGTGAAGGATTCTTCGAGCGTTACCGACTGGGAGATGGAACTCGACACGGTGTCGAGAAAAGGGAAGGACGAGGAAGACAAACTGAACTCTCTACACCTAGACCTGGGCATGTCCAGCGACAGTGACAGCGAGTACATGGTCGACAACCGGAAGGCGAAGGCGAAGCACTCGCAAGAGACGATACAACGGGCGACGCCCAGCG gggaAAGGAGCGAAATGTACAGTTCTAGTGCGATGTCAAAAGCGACGCGAACGTTACTCAGCCAGCTCCAAGACGAGGGTTCATCGAGCAACGACTCGTCGTTCGCGCTCAAATCTAAAAGCGCGGTGAAGAACCCAGCGGAGGCGGACGCGCTCACCGTCGCCAAAGAAAAGTTGTCGGAGAAAGTCGCAGAGGCGCGGTCGCGCCACAAGCGCATCGACGTATTCAGCACCGCTATCAGTACCAACGATATGAGCCTCGACGAGTTCTCGTATCTAGAGGAGAGCATCATGGCCGACGACGACCCGAGCCCGCCCGACAACAAACAGTGA